The region GCTGTTTATTTGGAAAATTACGATACACATAAAACTTTTGATCGTCTTGGAAACAATGCAGAGGAACTTGAAATTTCTGGCGTATCCATTCCTCGTATCCGTATTCCAGTTAAAACTGGTCGAAATATTTCTGTTGTGATTGAGGCAGCTGCCATGAATTATCGTGCCAAGGAAATGGGCTTTGATGCGACGCGTTTATTCGAAGAACGCTTGACCAATCTCATTGCTCAAAACGAGGAGGTGCCTAATGTTTGATCCAATTGCGATTCATCTAGGCCCTCTAGCCATTCGATGGTATGCCTTGTGTATTGTAACAGGCTTGATTCTTGCGGTTTATTTGACCATGAAAGAAGCACCTAGAAAGAAGATCATACCAGACGATATTTTAGATTTTATCTTGATAGCCTTTCCTCTGGCTATTTTAGGAGCTCGTCTCTACTATGTTATTTTCCGTTTTGATTACTATAGTCAGAACTGGGGAGAAATTTTTGCCATTTGGAATGGTGGTTTGGCCATTTACGGTGGTTTGATAACTGGGGCTATTGTGCTCTATATCTTTGCTGATCGTAAACTTATCAATACTTGGGATTTCCTAGATATTGCGGCGCCTAGCGTCATGATTGCCCAAAGTCTGGGGCGCTGGGGCAATTTCTTTAACCAAGAAGCTTATGGTGCAGCAGTGGATAATTTGGATTATCTACCTGGCTTTATCCGTGACCAGATGTATATTGAGGGGAGCTACCGTCAACCGACCTTCCTTTATGAGTCTCTATGGAATCTACTTGGATTTGCTTTGATTTTGATATTCAGACGAAAATGGAAGAGTCTCAGACGAGGTCATATCACTGCCTTTTACTTGATTTGGTATGGTTTCGGTCGTATGGTCATCGAAGGCATGCGGACAGATAGTCTCATGTTCTTTGGACTTCGAGTATCTCAATGGCTTTCAGTTGTCCTTATCGGATTGGGTATTTTTATCATTCTATATCAAAATCGAAAGAAGGCCCCTTACTATATTTCAGAGGAGGAAAATTAAATGTTAGAAGTTGCATATATTCTTGTAGCCCTTGCTTTGATTGTCTTTTTAGTCTATCTAATCATTACTGTACAAAAGCTTGGACGTGTTATCGATGAAACAGAGAAGACGATTAAAACCTTGACTTCAGATGTGGATGTGACCTTGCATCACACCAATGAATTGCTGGCTAAGGTCAATGTCTTGGCAGATGATATCAATGTTAAGGTTGCAACGATTGATCCACTCTTTAGTGCAGTTGCTGATTTATCTCTATCTGTTTCAGACCTCAATGATCATGCGCGTGTCTTGAGCAAGAAAGCTTCATCAGCTGGTTCAAAAACACTTAAGACTGGTGCAAGTTTGTCAGCTTTTCGTGTAGCAAGTAAATTTTTCAAAAAATAAAAAAGGAGAATTCTTATGGGTAAACTATCCTCAATCCTTTTAGGAACCGTTTCAGGTGCAGCTCTTGCCTTGTTTTTAACAAGTGACAAGGGCAAACAAGTTTGCAGTCAGGCTCAAGATTTTCTAGATGATTTGAGAGAAGATCCTGAGTATGCCAAGGAGCAGGTCTGTGAAAAACTGACAGAAGTCAAGGAGCAGGCTACAGATTTTGTTCTTAAAACCAAAGAACAGGTTGAGTCAGGTGAAATCACTGTGGACAGTGTCCTTGCTCAAGCCAAATCATGTGCCCGTCAAGCGACAGAAGCATCAAAAGATCGATTCAATAATCTCAAGGAGCAATGGCAAGAAAAGGCCGAAACTCTTGATGAATCAGAAGAGATTGTTATTGACATAACAGAAGAATAAACCATCACCATCTCTGGACGGACTATGTATCTGGGGATGGTGATTTTTTTCTTGTAGCCTGTCTTTGTGGTATAATAATTACTATGCAGAAAAAACCAACGTCAGCCTATGTGCACATCCCGTTTTGTACCCAGATTTGTTATTATTGTGACTTTTCAAAAGTTTTTATCAAGAATCAGCCGGTAGATAGCTATTTAGAGCATCTGTTAGAAGAGTTTCGTTCTTATGATATTCAAAAATTGAGAACCCTCTACATCGGTGGTGGCACACCGACAGCTTTGTCAGCTTCTCAACTGGAGGTGTTATTGAAGGGCTTGACTAAAAAATTGGACCTGTCTGTCTTAGAAGAGTTGACTATTGAGGCTAATCCAGGCGACTTGGATGCGGATAAGATTGCTGTTTTGAAGAACTCGGCTGTCAATCGTGTTTCGCTAGGCGTGCAGACCTTTGATGATAAGATGCTGAAAAAGATTGGGCGCAGTCATTTGGAGAAGGATATTTATGAAAATATCGACCGTCTGAAACTGGCTGGTTTTGACAATATCTCTATTGATTTGATTTATGCACTGCCTGGTCAGACCATGGAGCAGGTCAAGGAAAATGTGGCTAAGGCCATTGGGCTGGATATTCCCCATATGAGTTTGTATAGCTTGATTTTAGAAAACCATACGGTTTTTATGAACCGTATGAGACGAGGGAAATTGCCTCTGCCTAAGGAGGAACTGGAAGCTGAGATGTTTGAGTACATCATTGCAGAGCTGGAGCGAGCTGGTTTTGAGCACTATGAGATTTCCAATTTCTCCAAACCTGGTTTTGAAAGTCGCCACAATCTCATGTACTGGGACAATGCTGAGTACTATGGTATCGGTGCTGGGGCGTCTGGTTATGTCAATGGCGTGCGCTATAAAAATCATGGGCCGATACGTCATTATCTCAGTGCGGTTGAGGAAGG is a window of Streptococcus mitis DNA encoding:
- the lgt gene encoding prolipoprotein diacylglyceryl transferase, with amino-acid sequence MFDPIAIHLGPLAIRWYALCIVTGLILAVYLTMKEAPRKKIIPDDILDFILIAFPLAILGARLYYVIFRFDYYSQNWGEIFAIWNGGLAIYGGLITGAIVLYIFADRKLINTWDFLDIAAPSVMIAQSLGRWGNFFNQEAYGAAVDNLDYLPGFIRDQMYIEGSYRQPTFLYESLWNLLGFALILIFRRKWKSLRRGHITAFYLIWYGFGRMVIEGMRTDSLMFFGLRVSQWLSVVLIGLGIFIILYQNRKKAPYYISEEEN
- a CDS encoding DUF948 domain-containing protein; this encodes MLEVAYILVALALIVFLVYLIITVQKLGRVIDETEKTIKTLTSDVDVTLHHTNELLAKVNVLADDINVKVATIDPLFSAVADLSLSVSDLNDHARVLSKKASSAGSKTLKTGASLSAFRVASKFFKK
- a CDS encoding YtxH domain-containing protein yields the protein MGKLSSILLGTVSGAALALFLTSDKGKQVCSQAQDFLDDLREDPEYAKEQVCEKLTEVKEQATDFVLKTKEQVESGEITVDSVLAQAKSCARQATEASKDRFNNLKEQWQEKAETLDESEEIVIDITEE
- the hemW gene encoding radical SAM family heme chaperone HemW: MQKKPTSAYVHIPFCTQICYYCDFSKVFIKNQPVDSYLEHLLEEFRSYDIQKLRTLYIGGGTPTALSASQLEVLLKGLTKKLDLSVLEELTIEANPGDLDADKIAVLKNSAVNRVSLGVQTFDDKMLKKIGRSHLEKDIYENIDRLKLAGFDNISIDLIYALPGQTMEQVKENVAKAIGLDIPHMSLYSLILENHTVFMNRMRRGKLPLPKEELEAEMFEYIIAELERAGFEHYEISNFSKPGFESRHNLMYWDNAEYYGIGAGASGYVNGVRYKNHGPIRHYLSAVEEGNARITEEHLSQKEQMEEEMFLGLRKKSGVSMARFEEKFGRSFDGLYGEIVKDLVQQGLMQIEGDRVRMTKRGLFLGDTVAERFILE